From the Natrarchaeobaculum aegyptiacum genome, one window contains:
- a CDS encoding BGTF surface domain-containing protein: MSETSYREQGRAVFLAAMMVLSVVAMSAAFAGATAAQEDVDVDVEIIDVDPAEPSAGDELDVTVAFENNEDDNVTGDVEIIVDDETIFLDEDRTFGEDFAGDIEETYDVSDDDAGEDLEIEASFLGETDTETVSVEEPPAEVADGINYDHVGSVVWQGQDVVAYGELIDDNHDVGDDVELREVDSFGDDDSTFHEELSTALAEDVGADSHDDISSDEVVVPIDTDDLEDEYYFVDSSAMGLGNDFSSSDAFEVSVQDLDVDFDDTTVTDSGPDADTEVEFDSRRGSYHVNASADGDLDAEELFAIFTTDEADASGFDDYDTIGDAIDDDDDIGDRQDFAAAVYNEGYYIGVDEDPDDYDGYTYGDFDVALYHEDADGDDLDGDEKVALLIGGDVEGDVTFDGIDEDEYTFDFNVTDTEASDSVDVEVTESDATADFDQSVYSQTAGDIIHVNVDLEDTDDAYLQFGDEDSGYVDFIYIEDDSDNGEVDLTLNTRLMGTGHDHAVFSDDDDVVSLVDHADEDARDTDSANVGGAFSGLVLYEDEVDDDETISFNEYLDELDLADDEEGAAFDQLVRPLQATDYPLRSADGHFVADDGEADVDNELDAATVDLTTPSVEEISTLVAPEDSADEHDLAELLGDDDEEATMTERTDIAEDDRLIVRAEASGIFGAMIALEEDEYDPLEDGFEPQTVHELNQLDGEGVTIEIEGDDRVGNQDPNYVDFENADDDDVIVFANNEEGELYIVVDTSSSNAFDRSYEDGDAFEAVIEYETDEDDRFYFAGDGWTGGAGDSAGDGDTDEAAFPYFAADSTESVSTEFEMVDRDVWFDNLDEDDNVQLETSDSAVVTGETNVAPGSEADIRITNAGDTDSFLHTVDAEINSDGDFESEEVDFSERDEDDEAELDFRVYGSSVDDADGIFVEELVDDGDDAPADDGADDTADDDGTDDDAPADDGVDEPADDGVDEPTDDDEDGVPGFGLAVAVVALLAAAMLALRRQ; encoded by the coding sequence ATGAGCGAAACGTCATATCGCGAACAGGGACGTGCCGTGTTCCTGGCCGCGATGATGGTCCTCTCTGTCGTCGCGATGTCCGCAGCGTTCGCGGGCGCGACGGCAGCCCAGGAGGACGTAGACGTCGACGTCGAAATCATCGACGTCGACCCAGCAGAACCGAGCGCCGGTGACGAACTCGATGTCACCGTCGCCTTCGAAAACAACGAAGACGACAACGTAACCGGTGACGTCGAGATCATCGTCGACGACGAGACCATCTTCCTCGACGAGGACCGAACGTTCGGCGAGGACTTCGCCGGCGACATCGAGGAAACCTACGACGTCTCCGACGACGACGCCGGTGAGGACCTCGAAATCGAGGCCTCGTTCCTCGGTGAGACCGACACCGAGACGGTCTCCGTCGAGGAACCCCCGGCCGAGGTCGCTGACGGAATCAACTACGACCACGTCGGCAGCGTCGTCTGGCAGGGACAGGACGTCGTCGCGTACGGCGAACTGATCGACGACAACCACGACGTCGGCGACGACGTCGAACTCCGCGAGGTCGACAGCTTTGGTGACGACGACAGTACCTTCCACGAGGAACTGTCCACGGCACTCGCTGAGGACGTCGGTGCTGACAGCCACGATGACATCAGCTCCGACGAAGTCGTCGTTCCGATCGACACCGACGACCTCGAGGACGAGTACTACTTCGTCGACAGCAGCGCGATGGGGCTCGGAAACGACTTCTCGAGCAGCGACGCCTTCGAAGTGAGCGTTCAGGACCTCGACGTCGACTTCGACGACACCACGGTCACCGACTCGGGGCCCGACGCTGACACCGAAGTCGAGTTCGACTCCCGTCGCGGAAGCTACCACGTGAACGCAAGCGCCGACGGCGACCTCGACGCCGAGGAGCTGTTTGCAATCTTCACGACTGACGAGGCAGACGCATCCGGCTTCGACGACTACGACACGATCGGCGACGCCATCGACGATGACGACGATATCGGTGACCGACAGGACTTCGCCGCAGCCGTCTACAACGAGGGCTACTACATCGGCGTCGACGAAGACCCAGACGACTACGACGGGTACACCTACGGTGACTTCGACGTCGCACTCTACCACGAGGACGCCGACGGTGACGACCTCGACGGCGACGAGAAGGTCGCACTCCTCATCGGCGGCGACGTCGAGGGTGACGTCACCTTCGACGGCATCGACGAGGACGAGTACACGTTCGACTTCAACGTCACTGACACCGAAGCTTCGGACTCCGTCGACGTCGAAGTCACCGAATCCGACGCGACGGCCGACTTCGACCAGAGCGTCTACAGCCAGACCGCTGGTGACATCATCCACGTCAACGTGGACCTCGAAGACACCGACGACGCCTACCTGCAGTTCGGTGACGAAGACAGCGGCTACGTCGACTTCATCTACATCGAAGACGACTCGGACAACGGCGAAGTCGATCTGACGCTCAACACCCGACTGATGGGGACTGGCCACGACCACGCCGTCTTCTCCGACGACGACGACGTCGTCAGTCTCGTCGACCATGCCGACGAGGACGCCCGCGACACCGACTCCGCCAACGTCGGCGGCGCGTTCTCCGGACTGGTCCTCTACGAGGACGAGGTCGACGACGACGAGACGATCAGCTTCAACGAGTACCTCGACGAACTCGACCTCGCCGACGACGAGGAAGGCGCGGCGTTCGACCAGCTCGTCCGCCCGCTGCAGGCGACCGACTACCCGCTTCGCAGCGCAGACGGCCACTTCGTCGCCGACGACGGCGAGGCCGACGTCGACAACGAACTCGACGCCGCGACCGTCGACCTGACGACCCCGAGCGTCGAAGAAATTTCGACCCTCGTCGCACCCGAAGACAGCGCCGACGAGCACGACCTCGCGGAACTGCTCGGCGACGACGACGAAGAAGCCACGATGACCGAGCGCACCGACATCGCCGAGGACGACCGTCTCATCGTCCGCGCAGAAGCCTCCGGGATCTTCGGTGCAATGATCGCACTCGAAGAAGACGAGTACGACCCACTCGAGGACGGCTTCGAACCGCAGACGGTCCACGAGCTGAACCAGCTCGACGGTGAGGGCGTCACCATCGAAATCGAAGGCGACGACCGCGTCGGCAACCAGGACCCGAACTACGTCGACTTCGAGAACGCTGACGATGACGACGTGATCGTCTTCGCCAACAACGAGGAAGGCGAACTCTACATCGTCGTCGACACGAGTTCCTCGAACGCGTTCGATCGCAGCTACGAAGACGGTGACGCCTTCGAAGCCGTGATCGAGTACGAGACCGACGAGGACGACCGGTTCTACTTCGCCGGCGACGGCTGGACCGGCGGTGCTGGTGACAGCGCCGGCGACGGTGACACCGACGAAGCGGCGTTCCCGTACTTCGCCGCAGACTCAACCGAATCCGTGAGCACCGAGTTCGAGATGGTCGACCGAGACGTCTGGTTCGACAACTTAGACGAGGACGACAACGTCCAGCTCGAGACCAGCGACTCGGCCGTCGTGACGGGTGAGACCAACGTCGCACCCGGCTCGGAAGCCGACATCCGCATCACCAACGCCGGTGACACGGACAGCTTCCTGCACACGGTCGACGCCGAGATCAACTCCGACGGCGACTTCGAGAGCGAAGAAGTCGACTTCAGCGAGCGCGACGAAGACGACGAAGCAGAACTCGACTTCCGTGTCTACGGTAGCTCCGTCGACGACGCCGACGGGATCTTCGTCGAAGAACTGGTCGACGATGGCGACGACGCGCCTGCTGATGACGGTGCCGACGACACTGCTGACGACGACGGTACCGATGACGACGCACCTGCTGACGACGGCGTCGACGAGCCGGCTGACGACGGCGTCGACGAGCCGACTGACGACGACGAGGACGGCGTCCCAGGCTTCGGCCTCGCCGTCGCTGTCGTCGCACTGCTTGCCGCCGCGATGCTGGCACTCCGCCGTCAGTAA
- the metG gene encoding methionine--tRNA ligase: protein MSTDDFPTDRPAVVTCGLPYANGDLHIGHLRGYIGADAFTRALRTLGQQVAYVSGSDMHGTPVAVNAEEEGVDPEEFALEWHEQYEETFPQFNVDFDNYGHTHDETNTAITQEIVRTLDEEGYVYEKEIQVAYDPDADQYLPDRYVVGTCPYCGEAARGDECDEGCQRHLEPGEVEDPTSTITGNPAEYRERAHKFFEVSAFEEYLTDFLDGLEGTSNARNQPRQWIEDGLQDWCITRDMDWGIDYPGESVAPEEQRDEGGETAGVGEDLVLYVWVDAPIEYISSTKQYSERVGIEEYDWQGVWREDGDIVHVIGRDIIQHHTIFWPAMLEAADYNAPRAVAATGFITINGKGLSTSRNRAIWAREYLEEGFHPDLLRYYLTTTGGLQQDVDFSWDAFQEKVNGELVGTVGNFWYRSLLFAYRNYEGTPDAAVSAEVESRINGAIEEVREAVNDYDLRGIGQAATQLAQFGNEYIQRNEPWKLTDDEPERAAQVIRDCVQIAKAVAVLLEPITPDKAQNLWEQLGEDDQIADAYLEDALEAPPRNFDEPGELFEKIEDDRVDELNAKLQERVAAAADGDDDETESDDTAADEADDMTDAADLEPLAEDRISFEDFQDLDIRVGRIETAEGIDGADDLARLEVDIGFETRQVVAGIKQLHDLGELPGEKCVLLANMEPAELFGVESNGMILAAGEEADLLTTHGDADVGEKVR from the coding sequence ATGAGCACAGACGACTTCCCGACGGACCGCCCCGCGGTGGTGACCTGCGGGTTGCCCTACGCCAACGGCGACCTGCACATCGGGCACCTCCGTGGCTACATCGGCGCGGACGCGTTCACGCGCGCACTGCGCACGCTCGGCCAGCAGGTCGCCTACGTCAGCGGCTCCGACATGCACGGCACGCCCGTCGCCGTCAACGCCGAGGAGGAGGGCGTCGACCCGGAGGAGTTCGCCCTCGAGTGGCACGAGCAGTACGAGGAGACGTTCCCGCAGTTCAACGTCGACTTCGACAACTACGGCCACACCCACGACGAGACGAACACCGCGATCACCCAGGAGATCGTCCGCACGCTGGACGAGGAGGGCTACGTCTACGAGAAGGAGATCCAGGTCGCCTACGACCCCGACGCCGACCAGTACCTCCCCGACCGCTACGTCGTCGGCACCTGCCCCTACTGCGGCGAGGCTGCCCGCGGCGACGAGTGTGACGAGGGCTGTCAGCGCCACCTCGAGCCGGGTGAGGTCGAAGATCCCACGAGCACGATCACGGGCAACCCCGCCGAGTACCGCGAGCGCGCCCACAAGTTCTTCGAGGTCTCGGCGTTCGAGGAGTATCTCACCGACTTTCTCGACGGCCTCGAGGGAACCTCGAACGCGCGCAACCAGCCCCGCCAGTGGATCGAGGACGGCCTCCAGGACTGGTGTATTACCCGCGATATGGACTGGGGGATCGATTATCCCGGGGAGAGCGTTGCTCCGGAGGAGCAACGAGACGAAGGCGGTGAAACCGCCGGAGTGGGGGAGGATCTCGTGCTCTACGTCTGGGTCGACGCACCCATCGAGTACATCTCCTCGACGAAGCAGTACAGCGAACGCGTCGGCATCGAGGAGTACGACTGGCAGGGAGTCTGGCGCGAGGACGGCGACATCGTCCACGTCATCGGCCGCGACATCATCCAGCACCACACTATCTTCTGGCCCGCGATGCTCGAGGCCGCCGACTACAACGCGCCGCGCGCCGTCGCCGCGACGGGCTTCATCACGATCAATGGCAAGGGGCTCTCGACCAGCCGAAACCGGGCGATCTGGGCCAGAGAGTACCTCGAGGAGGGCTTCCATCCCGACCTGCTGCGGTACTATCTGACCACCACGGGCGGTCTCCAGCAGGACGTGGACTTCTCCTGGGACGCCTTCCAGGAGAAGGTCAACGGCGAACTCGTCGGCACCGTCGGCAACTTCTGGTACCGCTCGCTGCTCTTCGCCTACCGGAACTACGAGGGAACGCCCGACGCAGCCGTCTCCGCGGAAGTCGAGAGCCGGATCAACGGCGCGATCGAAGAGGTTCGCGAGGCCGTCAACGACTACGACCTCCGCGGGATCGGTCAGGCGGCGACCCAGCTCGCACAGTTTGGCAACGAGTACATCCAGCGCAACGAACCCTGGAAGCTCACCGACGACGAGCCCGAACGCGCCGCGCAGGTCATCCGCGACTGCGTCCAGATCGCCAAGGCCGTCGCCGTCCTCCTCGAGCCGATCACGCCCGACAAGGCCCAGAACCTGTGGGAACAGCTCGGCGAGGACGACCAGATCGCCGACGCCTACCTCGAGGACGCTCTCGAGGCGCCACCACGGAACTTCGACGAACCCGGTGAACTCTTCGAGAAGATCGAAGACGACCGTGTCGACGAACTCAACGCGAAACTCCAAGAGCGCGTCGCCGCGGCTGCGGACGGTGACGACGATGAAACCGAAAGCGACGACACCGCCGCGGACGAAGCCGACGACATGACAGACGCAGCCGACCTCGAGCCGCTCGCAGAGGACCGTATCAGCTTCGAGGACTTTCAGGACCTGGACATCCGGGTCGGTCGAATCGAGACCGCAGAGGGCATCGACGGCGCAGACGACCTCGCTCGCCTCGAGGTCGACATCGGCTTCGAGACCCGCCAGGTCGTCGCCGGAATCAAGCAACTGCACGACCTCGGCGAACTGCCGGGCGAAAAGTGCGTCCTGCTCGCGAACATGGAACCCGCCGAACTGTTCGGCGTCGAGTCCAACGGCATGATTCTGGCTGCAGGCGAGGAGGCCGACCTGCTGACGACCCACGGTGACGCCGACGTCGGCGAGAAAGTCAGGTAG
- a CDS encoding sodium-dependent transporter, whose amino-acid sequence MGLADSPRETWATRLGFIFAAVGSAVGLGNIWRFPFQVGQEGGAAFLLIYLLFIALIGFPAMLVEFVVGRYTERNPVGALKAVGGGAWKYVGWVFIATGFVILSYYSVVAGWTIRYAILGLQDGYLADAGEAEAQFVDLASGLDAILLHAVFMAIVIAIVAYGIQRGIELAVKVMVPAIIVITVGLAVYAFTLEGASEAYTYYLSPEWGVIATEWTSILPSAAGQAFFTLSLGMGVMITYASYLGEDRNLAEDGAIVIGFDTLIAFVTGLIVFPILFTAGVDPADPGAGAIFVSLAAAFGDLTLGWLVGFVFFATVAIAALSSAISLMEVVVSYAIDERGIQRRNAAFVIGGGMFILGIPSATDLVLLDLFDLFADQILLVFGGLMLMILVGWARSQIAVEELSLGIGDLGSLGTAWIWAVRIPVILVLIVALVLGILEYVDFLTGPFAEWVGDL is encoded by the coding sequence ATGGGCCTCGCTGATTCGCCTCGTGAGACGTGGGCGACGCGCCTCGGATTCATCTTCGCGGCCGTCGGGAGCGCGGTCGGTCTCGGGAACATCTGGCGGTTCCCGTTCCAGGTCGGGCAGGAAGGCGGCGCGGCGTTCCTGTTGATCTACCTGCTGTTCATCGCCCTGATCGGCTTCCCCGCGATGCTCGTCGAGTTCGTCGTCGGCCGGTACACCGAACGGAATCCCGTCGGCGCGCTGAAAGCGGTCGGCGGCGGTGCCTGGAAATACGTCGGCTGGGTCTTCATCGCCACCGGTTTCGTGATCCTCTCGTACTACAGCGTCGTCGCCGGATGGACGATCCGCTACGCCATACTGGGGCTCCAGGACGGCTACCTCGCCGACGCCGGCGAGGCAGAAGCCCAGTTCGTCGACCTCGCGAGCGGGCTCGACGCCATCCTCTTGCACGCCGTTTTCATGGCCATCGTTATCGCCATCGTCGCCTACGGCATCCAGCGCGGAATCGAACTCGCGGTGAAGGTGATGGTCCCCGCGATCATCGTCATCACCGTCGGTCTGGCGGTCTACGCCTTCACGCTCGAGGGTGCGAGTGAGGCCTACACCTACTACCTCTCGCCCGAGTGGGGCGTCATCGCCACCGAGTGGACGAGCATCCTCCCCTCGGCGGCAGGGCAGGCCTTCTTCACGCTCTCGCTGGGGATGGGCGTGATGATCACCTACGCCTCCTATCTCGGCGAAGATCGGAACCTCGCCGAAGACGGCGCGATCGTCATCGGCTTCGACACCCTGATCGCCTTCGTCACCGGCCTCATCGTCTTCCCCATCCTCTTCACCGCCGGCGTCGATCCCGCAGATCCCGGTGCCGGTGCCATCTTCGTCTCGCTGGCGGCCGCCTTCGGCGACCTCACGCTCGGCTGGCTCGTCGGCTTCGTCTTCTTCGCCACCGTCGCCATCGCCGCCCTCTCGAGTGCCATCTCCCTGATGGAGGTCGTCGTCTCCTACGCCATCGACGAACGCGGCATCCAGCGCCGGAACGCCGCGTTCGTGATCGGTGGCGGAATGTTCATACTCGGGATTCCCTCGGCGACCGACCTCGTGTTGCTCGACCTCTTCGATCTGTTCGCCGACCAGATACTGCTCGTCTTCGGCGGCCTCATGCTGATGATCCTCGTCGGCTGGGCCCGGTCGCAGATCGCCGTCGAGGAACTCTCACTCGGGATCGGCGACCTCGGCAGCCTCGGCACCGCCTGGATCTGGGCCGTCAGGATTCCCGTGATCCTCGTTCTGATCGTCGCGCTCGTACTCGGGATTCTGGAATACGTCGACTTCCTCACCGGACCGTTCGCGGAGTGGGTCGGGGATCTCTGA
- a CDS encoding YgaP-like transmembrane domain, whose amino-acid sequence MEPNVCSIDRLVRVALGVVLVVVGLVAFLEVIAVGTTAAVGALLVGLVLLGTGTMRLCPLYSLLGVDTCGGQ is encoded by the coding sequence ATGGAACCGAACGTCTGTTCGATCGACCGCCTGGTTCGAGTCGCACTCGGCGTCGTCCTCGTCGTCGTTGGCCTCGTAGCGTTTCTCGAGGTGATTGCCGTCGGAACGACCGCTGCCGTCGGTGCGCTACTCGTCGGGCTCGTATTACTGGGAACCGGAACGATGCGACTGTGTCCGCTGTACTCGCTGCTGGGAGTCGACACCTGCGGCGGCCAGTAG
- the mfnA gene encoding tyrosine decarboxylase MfnA: MQAEPQAFDRVLSSMCTEPHPVAREAAERFLATNPGDPGTYPTISALEDDAIAILGEIAGLEEPAGYLASGGTEANIQAMRIARERADTDRPNVVMPESGHFSFRKAADLLEIELRIVPTDEDHRADLEAVRACVDDDTAAVVGVAGTTEYGRVDPIPELAEIAHEVGATCHVDAAWGGFVLPFTDYEWNFAHAPIDTMAIDPHKMGQAAVPAGGLLVRSSDLLDELAVDTPYLESTSQATLTGTRSGAGVASAVAAMEELWPGGYRTQYVRSQNNAEWLADALEKRGYEVVDPTLPLVAADVPRSTFDALRGRGWRISRTATGELRVVCMPHVTRKMLAAFVADLDRLEVRASVPVVADD, encoded by the coding sequence ATGCAAGCGGAGCCGCAGGCGTTCGATCGGGTGCTCTCCTCGATGTGCACGGAGCCACACCCGGTCGCTCGCGAGGCGGCCGAACGGTTTCTCGCGACCAATCCCGGTGACCCCGGAACCTACCCGACTATTTCGGCACTCGAGGACGACGCCATCGCTATCCTCGGCGAGATCGCCGGTCTCGAAGAGCCTGCGGGCTACCTCGCAAGCGGCGGGACCGAAGCCAACATCCAGGCGATGCGGATCGCCCGCGAACGCGCCGATACCGACCGGCCGAACGTCGTGATGCCCGAGTCGGGCCACTTCAGCTTCCGCAAAGCGGCCGACCTCCTCGAGATCGAGTTGCGGATCGTGCCGACTGACGAGGACCACCGGGCCGACCTCGAGGCCGTCCGGGCCTGCGTCGACGACGACACCGCCGCCGTCGTTGGCGTCGCCGGCACGACCGAGTACGGCCGGGTCGATCCCATCCCCGAACTCGCCGAAATTGCCCACGAGGTGGGCGCGACCTGCCACGTCGACGCCGCCTGGGGTGGGTTCGTCCTCCCCTTTACGGACTACGAGTGGAACTTCGCCCACGCGCCGATCGACACGATGGCGATCGACCCCCACAAGATGGGACAGGCCGCCGTCCCCGCCGGCGGGTTGCTCGTCCGCTCGAGTGACCTGCTGGACGAACTCGCCGTGGACACGCCCTATCTCGAGTCGACCTCGCAGGCGACCCTGACCGGCACCCGGTCGGGTGCGGGCGTCGCCAGCGCCGTCGCCGCGATGGAGGAGCTGTGGCCGGGCGGCTACCGAACCCAGTACGTTCGCTCCCAGAACAACGCCGAGTGGCTCGCAGACGCCCTCGAGAAGCGCGGCTACGAGGTCGTCGATCCCACGCTGCCGCTCGTCGCCGCGGACGTCCCCCGGTCGACGTTCGACGCGCTCCGTGGGCGTGGCTGGCGCATCTCCCGGACCGCCACCGGCGAACTCCGGGTCGTCTGCATGCCCCACGTCACCCGGAAGATGCTCGCTGCCTTCGTCGCCGATCTGGACCGACTCGAGGTGCGCGCCAGCGTGCCGGTCGTCGCCGACGACTGA
- a CDS encoding efflux RND transporter permease subunit, producing MSQSLGDRIERETARLGELIVSRPRAIVVAFLLLTVVFAGGMTMITSEADATDAFTEGMPEQEALDAINEEFEGPFTVDQESTQLLHTGSDVLTREELLAVLRTLEAVEDDPQLRMESANGPATIVAQAIDPEAETAAEQRRAVEGATETEVRQAIQAVSDDPQFQAIVSDDFNPNEATASASMTVVSHQVPPEFDDDDLTELQTSVATIADGESSDIRAFGAGIVNEEFENIIGDSLAIVMPIVMVLLLAFLIAAYRDPIDLALGLFALLLTIIWTFGFLGFSGIPFDQQLIAVPVLLLAVGVDFGIHIINRYREETVQGYNPIAAMQTASTQLMTAFVIVTVTTVFGFGANVVSDLEPIRNMGIVSSVGIVFTFLIFGFFLPAAKLEVDEFRERYGVPEFNSTPIASEDSSLGRALSISAIVGQRAPVVFVVALLLVGGGMGLYGAGVDTSFDQEDFLPPEEEAWYVEHIPEPFAPGEYTVTSTINTLEDNFEANQDESITIYVEGPFEEDHALEALVAPDEEPTDSLAVGPGGTADAQSIVTVIQSYAAEDPEFGELVDRNDRSGSGIPDRNLDRIYDELFASPAGPQAEQYLSEDRRSVQVEYSIDASATQEEVAADGAEFAEEFRYTATATGMVVIFDAVSDIIFESAIQGLVLAIVLSAVFLVISYAILDGKPLLGVVNVFPIAIAVAFLLGTMRALGMPLNAMTATILSISIGVGIAYSVHATARFLDEYGEDADVFTALTTTLSGTGGALAGSMLTTSLGTGALAFAITPVLGDFGLLIALSVFYSFVGAVVALPPALFLWARYDQADGGLREFVSSARQ from the coding sequence ATGTCACAGTCACTCGGTGACCGGATCGAACGGGAGACCGCCCGGCTCGGCGAGTTGATCGTCTCGCGACCGCGAGCGATCGTCGTCGCGTTCCTCCTGTTGACGGTCGTGTTCGCTGGCGGCATGACGATGATCACGTCCGAGGCCGACGCGACCGACGCCTTCACGGAAGGCATGCCCGAACAGGAGGCTCTGGATGCCATCAACGAGGAGTTCGAGGGACCGTTCACCGTCGATCAGGAGAGCACCCAGCTGCTGCACACCGGCAGCGACGTCCTCACACGAGAGGAGTTGCTCGCCGTCCTCCGGACGCTCGAGGCGGTCGAAGACGATCCACAGCTCAGGATGGAGTCGGCGAACGGACCGGCGACGATCGTCGCGCAGGCGATCGACCCGGAGGCCGAGACGGCCGCAGAACAGCGACGGGCTGTCGAGGGTGCGACGGAGACGGAGGTTCGACAGGCCATCCAGGCCGTCAGCGACGATCCGCAGTTCCAGGCGATCGTCTCCGACGACTTCAACCCGAACGAGGCGACGGCGTCGGCGTCGATGACGGTCGTCTCCCACCAGGTGCCACCTGAGTTCGACGACGACGACCTCACCGAACTGCAGACGAGCGTCGCTACCATCGCCGACGGTGAGTCGAGTGACATCCGGGCGTTCGGTGCCGGGATCGTCAACGAGGAGTTCGAGAACATCATCGGCGACTCGCTGGCGATCGTGATGCCGATCGTGATGGTGCTGTTGCTCGCGTTCCTGATCGCTGCCTACCGCGATCCGATCGACCTCGCGCTGGGGCTGTTCGCGCTCTTGTTGACGATCATCTGGACGTTCGGCTTCCTCGGCTTCTCTGGGATTCCGTTCGACCAGCAACTGATCGCCGTTCCAGTCCTGTTGCTGGCGGTCGGCGTCGACTTCGGGATCCACATCATCAATCGCTACCGCGAGGAGACGGTTCAGGGGTACAATCCGATCGCGGCGATGCAGACGGCGAGCACGCAGCTCATGACCGCGTTCGTCATCGTCACCGTGACGACCGTCTTCGGCTTCGGCGCGAACGTTGTCTCCGACCTCGAGCCGATCCGGAACATGGGGATCGTCTCGAGCGTCGGCATCGTCTTTACCTTCCTCATCTTCGGCTTCTTCCTCCCCGCGGCGAAACTCGAGGTCGACGAGTTTCGCGAACGCTACGGCGTCCCCGAGTTCAACTCGACGCCGATCGCCTCCGAGGATTCCTCGCTCGGTCGCGCCCTCTCGATCTCGGCCATCGTCGGCCAGCGCGCGCCGGTCGTCTTCGTCGTCGCCCTCCTCCTCGTCGGCGGCGGGATGGGGCTCTACGGCGCCGGCGTCGACACCAGCTTCGATCAGGAGGACTTCCTCCCACCCGAAGAGGAAGCCTGGTACGTCGAGCACATCCCCGAGCCGTTCGCCCCCGGCGAGTACACCGTCACCTCGACGATCAACACGCTCGAGGACAATTTCGAGGCGAATCAAGACGAGTCGATCACGATATACGTCGAAGGGCCGTTCGAGGAGGATCACGCGCTCGAGGCGCTCGTGGCGCCAGACGAGGAGCCCACCGATAGCCTCGCGGTCGGGCCGGGCGGGACGGCCGACGCCCAGAGTATCGTGACGGTGATCCAGTCCTATGCGGCCGAAGATCCGGAGTTCGGCGAACTCGTCGATCGCAACGACCGTAGCGGCAGCGGGATCCCCGACCGGAACCTCGATCGGATCTACGACGAACTGTTCGCCTCGCCAGCGGGGCCACAGGCAGAACAGTACCTCTCGGAGGATCGCCGCAGCGTGCAGGTCGAGTACTCGATCGACGCCAGCGCGACGCAGGAGGAAGTCGCAGCCGATGGCGCGGAGTTCGCAGAGGAGTTCCGCTACACGGCGACGGCGACTGGGATGGTCGTGATCTTCGATGCAGTTTCGGACATCATCTTCGAGTCGGCGATCCAGGGCCTCGTCCTCGCGATCGTCCTCTCGGCGGTGTTCCTCGTCATCTCGTATGCCATCCTCGACGGCAAGCCCCTGCTCGGCGTGGTGAACGTCTTCCCGATTGCCATCGCCGTCGCGTTCCTGCTGGGGACGATGCGCGCACTGGGGATGCCGCTGAACGCGATGACGGCGACGATCCTCTCGATCTCCATCGGGGTCGGAATCGCCTATTCCGTCCACGCGACGGCCCGATTCCTGGACGAGTACGGCGAAGATGCAGACGTCTTCACCGCGCTCACCACGACGCTGTCGGGGACCGGCGGCGCGCTCGCGGGCAGCATGCTGACGACCTCGCTCGGAACCGGCGCGCTCGCGTTCGCGATTACGCCCGTCCTCGGGGACTTCGGGCTCCTGATCGCGCTCAGCGTGTTCTACTCGTTCGTCGGGGCCGTCGTCGCGCTCCCGCCAGCGCTGTTCCTCTGGGCACGCTACGATCAGGCTGACGGTGGCCTCCGGGAGTTCGTCTCGAGCGCCCGGCAGTGA